The genomic interval AGATACTGTGGTAGTGAAAGGCTCACTTCAACGTATGGCGATGATGAGAAGTTACATGCGTGCACAAAATACAGGCCGAGAATTTGATATGTCTCGTTTAGCGCGTGTAGGTCTAACTGAACGACAAGCGAAAGATATGTATCGTTTACTTGCCATTGCAAAACATGAAGATCGTTTTGTCATTCCGACATCGCATAAAGAGCAATATATGGATACGTACACAGCGCAAGGTAGTCAAGGTTATGGTGGTGAACATTTCGGTGCAAACTGTGACGGTTGCGGTGTGCCAGTCGGTACGGGTGGAAAAACAGGTCAAGAAATGTATAACGAGCGTTTCTATGGAGGGATTTTCCGTGATTGATCTACACATGTTGAATACGTATAAAGATACATTCGGTTATATGAGTCAGCAGTTGAGCTTTCCTGAAAAATTGACTTTCCACCCTCAAACATTTGAAGAAGTGTTTGATGAGACCCATCCGGCTTACCCGCATGTCGTGGCGTATCGAGAGGCAATGTATGAAAAGAGTTTGTCAGAAATACAAGCTTTCTACACAGATACGTTTGATTTTAATGAAAAAACGACTTTGTATATGACTTACAATCAACTGGATACACAAAAAGAACGGGGTCAAATGTTGGCGAAGT from Staphylococcus sp. MI 10-1553 carries:
- the narJ gene encoding nitrate reductase molybdenum cofactor assembly chaperone, with the protein product MIDLHMLNTYKDTFGYMSQQLSFPEKLTFHPQTFEEVFDETHPAYPHVVAYREAMYEKSLSEIQAFYTDTFDFNEKTTLYMTYNQLDTQKERGQMLAKLKVLYEMFGLEMPASELSDYLPLMLEFLYAACFDGDTRAQDNVQLVIMIIEDGTYTMMKHLESEHNPYAHLIRGLRETFKRCIVEDKEVTHHV